A single window of bacterium DNA harbors:
- the guaA gene encoding glutamine-hydrolyzing GMP synthase encodes MTGIDQKILIYDFGSQYTQLIARCIRESKVYCEIVPYTFDLEKLRQANPTGLIFSGGPFSVFDPQAPLVTGEIMALGIPILGICYGMQLIAHLSGGEVARTPKREYGKAELQVDNAGDDLFQGFAIENNVVWMSHGDQIVHLPHCFTPLAHTANAPYAAIKHRDKPIYGVQFHPEVVHTHQGRKILQNFVHRICQCAPDWTMASFITHAIHTIRKKVGDKRVICALSGGVDSSVAAVLTHEAIGDQLTCIFVDNGLLRKGEAEKVQDVFGRFFHIRLVHCHAAERFLKKLAGVTDPERKRKIIGNEFIFLFEEEAGKIQDAEFLVQGTLYPDVIESVSVKGPSATIKSHHNVGGLPERMNLQILEPLRELFKDEVRLVGKELGIPEEIIWRQPFPGPGLAIRVIGEVTEERLKILRESDVIVLEEIRAAGLYRQIWQSFAILLPLKTVGVMGDDRTYENVIALRAVNSLDGMTADWVKLPYEVLERISNRIINEVNGVNRVVYDISSKPPSTIEWE; translated from the coding sequence ATGACCGGCATTGACCAGAAGATTTTAATCTATGATTTCGGATCTCAATACACGCAGCTTATTGCCCGCTGTATCAGAGAGAGCAAGGTTTACTGTGAGATCGTCCCCTATACCTTTGACCTGGAAAAACTGCGGCAGGCCAATCCCACCGGACTTATCTTCTCCGGCGGGCCATTCAGCGTCTTTGACCCGCAGGCACCTCTGGTGACCGGGGAAATCATGGCTTTGGGCATTCCCATCCTGGGGATCTGCTATGGCATGCAGTTGATTGCCCATCTGTCAGGAGGAGAAGTAGCTCGCACACCCAAGCGGGAATATGGAAAAGCGGAGCTTCAGGTGGATAATGCCGGGGATGATCTGTTTCAGGGGTTTGCGATTGAAAACAATGTGGTCTGGATGAGTCACGGGGACCAGATCGTTCATCTGCCCCACTGCTTTACTCCTCTGGCTCATACGGCCAATGCTCCCTATGCGGCCATCAAACACCGGGACAAGCCTATTTATGGTGTGCAGTTTCATCCGGAAGTCGTTCATACGCACCAGGGAAGAAAAATCCTCCAAAATTTCGTTCACCGGATCTGCCAATGCGCTCCGGATTGGACCATGGCCTCATTCATCACTCATGCCATTCACACCATCAGGAAGAAGGTGGGGGACAAGCGGGTAATATGCGCCCTGAGCGGCGGAGTGGACTCATCGGTAGCCGCTGTCCTGACCCATGAAGCCATCGGAGACCAGCTGACCTGCATTTTCGTGGATAATGGTCTTTTGCGCAAAGGGGAAGCGGAAAAGGTGCAGGATGTCTTTGGGAGGTTTTTTCACATCAGGCTGGTCCACTGCCATGCTGCAGAGCGGTTCCTGAAAAAACTGGCCGGGGTCACTGACCCGGAAAGGAAACGCAAGATTATCGGCAATGAATTTATCTTCCTTTTCGAAGAGGAAGCCGGTAAGATTCAGGATGCGGAATTTCTGGTACAGGGGACTCTCTATCCGGACGTGATCGAGAGCGTCTCGGTCAAAGGGCCTTCGGCCACGATCAAGAGCCATCATAACGTCGGAGGACTGCCGGAGAGGATGAATCTGCAAATTCTGGAGCCGCTTCGGGAATTGTTCAAGGATGAGGTGCGCCTTGTCGGCAAAGAGCTGGGAATCCCGGAAGAGATTATCTGGCGGCAGCCTTTCCCGGGGCCGGGTCTGGCTATCCGGGTAATCGGCGAGGTGACCGAAGAGCGGCTGAAAATTTTGCGGGAATCGGATGTCATCGTGCTGGAGGAAATCCGGGCCGCCGGTCTCTACCGGCAGATATGGCAATCCTTCGCTATCCTGCTTCCCCTGAAAACCGTCGGAGTTATGGGGGATGACCGGACCTACGAGAATGTCATTGCCCTTCGGGCAGTCAACAGCCTCGATGGCATGACCGCTGACTGGGTAAAGCTGCCCTATGAAGTGCTGGAGCGGATATCCAACCGTATCATCAACGAGGTGAATGGCGTCAACCGCGTGGTTTACGACATCAGCTCCAAGCCGCCAAGCACCATCGAGTGGGAGTGA
- a CDS encoding GuaB3 family IMP dehydrogenase-related protein codes for MGMWVGRGRKARRCYGFDEIALVPGKITINPNDVDVKWKLRDLEFEIPIMAAAMDGVVDCRFAIEMGKLGGLAVLNLEGVQTRYEDPQEAINMIINAEMQESTRVIQEVYSRPVQEELISKRIGEMKAAGVKVAVSSIPMNAERFGRIAQEAGADVFVVQSTVTTVRHYSTEYETVDFFKLRRQITIPLIIGNCVTFDTTVELMETGADALLIGVGPGAACTTRGVLGIGVPQVTATADAAAARDFYYKQSGRYVPVITDGGMSVGGDICKAFASGADAVMVGSAFTRAQEAPGKGYHWGMAMPHAALPRGTKIKTRVSGTLKQILFGPAELDDGSQNLVGALKTSMGNCGAKNIREMQMTELIIAPAIKTEGKIFQQVQRVGMGK; via the coding sequence ATGGGAATGTGGGTTGGCAGAGGCAGAAAAGCCAGGCGATGCTATGGCTTTGATGAGATTGCCCTGGTACCGGGAAAAATTACTATTAATCCAAACGATGTCGATGTAAAATGGAAATTGCGGGATCTGGAGTTTGAAATTCCGATTATGGCTGCGGCCATGGATGGAGTGGTAGACTGCAGGTTTGCCATTGAGATGGGAAAACTTGGAGGTCTGGCTGTTCTGAACCTGGAAGGGGTGCAGACCCGCTACGAGGATCCGCAGGAAGCGATTAACATGATCATCAATGCGGAGATGCAGGAATCCACGCGGGTGATCCAGGAGGTATACAGCAGGCCGGTGCAGGAGGAATTGATCAGCAAAAGGATCGGGGAAATGAAAGCTGCCGGAGTGAAGGTCGCTGTTTCGAGCATCCCCATGAATGCGGAGCGCTTTGGCCGGATCGCCCAGGAAGCGGGAGCGGATGTGTTTGTGGTCCAGTCCACCGTCACCACGGTGAGACACTACTCTACGGAATATGAAACCGTTGATTTTTTCAAGCTTCGCAGGCAGATCACTATCCCTCTGATCATCGGCAACTGTGTCACCTTTGATACCACAGTGGAGCTTATGGAGACCGGAGCGGATGCCCTGTTGATCGGGGTTGGGCCGGGTGCGGCCTGCACCACCCGCGGAGTACTGGGTATCGGAGTCCCCCAGGTAACAGCTACGGCGGACGCTGCGGCGGCCCGGGATTTTTATTATAAGCAATCAGGAAGGTATGTTCCGGTTATCACGGACGGCGGCATGTCGGTCGGCGGGGATATTTGCAAGGCCTTTGCCAGCGGAGCGGATGCGGTTATGGTGGGATCAGCTTTCACCCGGGCTCAGGAAGCACCGGGCAAGGGGTATCACTGGGGAATGGCCATGCCTCATGCAGCCCTGCCTCGAGGCACCAAAATCAAGACCAGAGTCTCAGGCACCCTGAAGCAGATTCTCTTTGGACCTGCCGAACTGGATGATGGATCCCAGAACCTGGTAGGCGCGCTGAAAACCTCGATGGGTAACTGCGGAGCCAAAAACATCCGGGAGATGCAGATGACGGAGTTGATCATTGCCCCGGCTATCAAGACCGAAGGCAAGATCTTTCAGCAAGTTCAGCGCGTTGGGATGGGGAAATAA
- a CDS encoding N-6 DNA methylase codes for MYKHTKPKEKARIEFGDFQTPQELAFLICRFLRSTGIAPLSIVEPTCGQGSFLIAALETFTSASQVLGIDINSSYLNKVRDKLLNHPFSGKVELKHGDFFALRWRNIVDTLPEPLLIIGNPPWVTNSELGSIDGGNLPLKSNFQHHGGLDAITGKSNFDISEWMLIQLLTCIRHKQAILAMLCKTAVARKVLKDMWQNNPGIANAAIYLIDAKKYFNVSVDACLLICHANKRQVTMDFLHFPYYKGSLFLDEEGGNSHHPHPTSPLKGEEPKDAPPDTGAPCLKGAGGRESSLLKGDSQGPPLKCDGECSHTRLETSEVSNHAYVYPCLTQNSPIAAIGIRDSRLIADITKYTRWKHLELEGEELYTWRSGIKHDCRKVMELIQEENSYRNGLGECYDLEDNCIYPFLKSSDLGRREDSAFCKDGASCIVPRCWVIITQEFVGQDTSTIRHKAPKTWRYLVDHRDFFTQRKSSIYKNRPPFAIFAIGDYAFSPWKVAISGLYKKLYFVVIGPHAGKPVMVDDTCYFISCHSEGEANLIAELLNSSPSREFLSSFIFWDAKRPVTVEVLRRIDIVKLADVLGRKEEIEFYLGKKKQ; via the coding sequence ATGTACAAGCATACAAAGCCCAAAGAGAAAGCCCGAATAGAATTTGGAGATTTTCAAACTCCGCAGGAGTTGGCTTTCCTGATTTGCAGGTTTCTCAGGAGCACGGGTATTGCGCCTTTATCGATAGTCGAGCCAACTTGTGGACAGGGCAGTTTTCTCATCGCTGCCCTGGAGACTTTTACCTCGGCCAGCCAGGTGCTGGGGATTGATATTAACAGCTCCTATCTCAATAAGGTACGCGATAAGTTATTGAATCATCCATTCTCAGGCAAGGTCGAGCTCAAGCACGGGGATTTTTTTGCCCTGAGATGGAGAAACATAGTAGACACCTTGCCTGAGCCTTTATTGATAATAGGAAATCCACCCTGGGTAACGAACTCCGAATTGGGAAGTATCGATGGCGGGAATCTTCCCTTGAAGTCTAACTTTCAACATCATGGAGGACTTGACGCCATTACGGGTAAAAGTAATTTCGATATCTCGGAATGGATGCTGATTCAATTACTTACCTGTATCAGGCATAAACAGGCGATACTGGCTATGCTGTGCAAGACTGCTGTTGCCCGTAAGGTTCTCAAGGATATGTGGCAGAATAACCCTGGGATAGCCAATGCCGCAATCTATTTGATTGATGCAAAGAAATACTTCAATGTTTCTGTCGATGCATGTTTGCTCATATGTCATGCCAATAAAAGGCAAGTTACTATGGATTTTCTCCATTTCCCCTACTATAAGGGCTCCCTGTTTCTCGATGAGGAGGGTGGAAATAGCCATCACCCCCACCCAACCTCCCCCCTCAAGGGGGAGGAGCCCAAAGATGCCCCCCCTGACACAGGGGCTCCCTGCCTCAAGGGGGCGGGGGGGAGGGAAAGCTCTCTCCTTAAGGGAGATAGCCAAGGCCCTCCCCTCAAGTGTGATGGTGAATGCTCCCACACAAGATTGGAAACATCTGAAGTTTCCAACCATGCGTATGTCTATCCGTGTCTTACCCAAAACTCACCCATTGCAGCCATTGGTATCAGAGATTCCCGGCTCATCGCTGACATAACAAAATACACCCGGTGGAAGCATCTTGAGCTTGAAGGGGAGGAGTTGTATACATGGCGATCCGGGATAAAGCATGATTGCAGGAAAGTGATGGAACTCATCCAGGAGGAGAATTCCTATAGGAATGGCTTAGGTGAATGTTACGACCTTGAGGATAACTGTATCTATCCATTCCTCAAAAGTTCTGACCTTGGCAGGCGGGAAGATAGTGCTTTTTGCAAGGATGGTGCTTCTTGTATTGTTCCTCGTTGTTGGGTTATAATTACTCAGGAATTTGTCGGGCAGGACACTTCCACTATCCGCCATAAGGCACCAAAAACATGGCGTTATTTAGTAGACCACAGGGATTTCTTTACTCAGCGTAAGAGCTCGATTTATAAAAACCGTCCCCCTTTTGCTATTTTTGCCATAGGGGATTATGCATTTTCACCCTGGAAGGTAGCGATATCCGGGCTCTATAAAAAGCTTTATTTTGTTGTCATCGGCCCCCATGCTGGTAAACCCGTTATGGTAGATGATACCTGTTATTTTATTTCATGCCACAGTGAAGGTGAGGCTAACTTGATTGCAGAGTTATTAAATTCATCTCCTTCGCGTGAGTTCCTGTCGTCGTTCATATTTTGGGATGCAAAAAGGCCGGTTACAGTCGAAGTTCTCAGGCGAATAGATATTGTTAAGCTTGCTGATGTCTTAGGCAGGAAGGAAGAGATTGAATTTTATTTAGGCAAGAAGAAACAATAG
- the nadC gene encoding carboxylating nicotinate-nucleotide diphosphorylase, protein MYLSLKDQIIILALQEDIGHGDLTTESIVAAERQATAKIQAKEELLLCGLEVAARVFYLLDPSLRFQARACDGQRVQAGRVVAEIAGSARALLTAERTALNFLQRLSGIATKVAQYVDLLQGTKARLVDTRKTTPGHRDLEKYAVRCGGGHNHRFGLSDGILIKDNHLKIAGGIEQAVRLARKAAPHLTRIEVEVDFLDQIDECLAVGVDCILLDNMNPDELRKGVELINRRCLTEASGGIQGENIPEIAATGVDLISAGALTHTVKAVDINMEIV, encoded by the coding sequence ATGTATCTGTCGCTGAAAGATCAGATCATTATTCTGGCTCTCCAGGAGGACATCGGCCACGGTGACCTGACTACGGAAAGCATTGTCGCGGCAGAAAGGCAGGCAACGGCAAAAATTCAGGCCAAGGAGGAACTTTTGCTGTGCGGCCTTGAGGTTGCCGCCAGAGTCTTTTATCTGCTCGATCCCTCGCTCCGGTTTCAGGCCAGGGCCTGCGATGGGCAACGGGTGCAGGCTGGAAGAGTAGTGGCCGAGATTGCAGGAAGCGCCAGAGCATTATTGACTGCCGAGCGTACGGCCCTCAATTTCCTCCAGCGCCTGTCCGGGATTGCCACCAAAGTCGCTCAATATGTGGACTTGCTCCAGGGAACCAAAGCCCGCCTGGTGGATACGAGAAAAACCACGCCCGGTCACCGGGACCTCGAAAAGTATGCGGTCCGCTGCGGCGGAGGGCACAACCACCGCTTTGGCCTGAGCGACGGTATCCTGATCAAGGACAATCATCTGAAAATCGCCGGAGGAATCGAGCAGGCAGTCCGGCTGGCCAGAAAAGCCGCTCCGCACCTGACCAGGATCGAGGTCGAGGTCGATTTCCTGGACCAGATCGATGAGTGTCTGGCTGTCGGAGTGGATTGCATTCTGCTCGATAATATGAACCCTGATGAATTGCGCAAAGGAGTAGAGCTTATCAACCGCCGGTGTCTGACCGAGGCCTCCGGCGGGATTCAGGGAGAGAATATCCCTGAAATCGCCGCCACCGGCGTGGACCTGATCTCCGCAGGAGCCCTGACCCATACGGTCAAGGCTGTTGATATCAATATGGAGATTGTCTAG
- a CDS encoding antitoxin — MKTITVRGIDPDLAAKLKQVASEQSKSINQIALETLKKGLGLEPQEKLAKIYHDLDHLFGSWTEEEFTTIEDKINRERKIDEELW, encoded by the coding sequence ATGAAAACAATTACCGTGAGAGGTATCGATCCTGATCTTGCAGCGAAATTAAAGCAGGTCGCGTCTGAGCAATCCAAGAGCATTAATCAGATCGCTCTGGAGACATTGAAAAAGGGTTTAGGTCTGGAACCACAGGAGAAATTAGCCAAAATTTATCATGACTTGGATCATCTTTTCGGAAGCTGGACAGAAGAAGAATTCACGACTATTGAAGATAAAATAAACCGCGAAAGAAAGATTGATGAGGAGTTGTGGTAG
- a CDS encoding Eco57I restriction-modification methylase domain-containing protein — protein sequence MVLGSIDKIESSLVDFVEKLTDEYIQNSDLRERKSKRQFFTPPQVGIFMANMFTISKSDIHLLDPGAGTGMLSAAFCCRILNLDRPVSLSIDAFENDPKLIPVLDTVFGNCKSELEKKGHTLVYNITQKDFILNRVSLLKQKSLFEDSRSPRYDFIISNPPYYKLNKSSLQSQLMDEFTSGQPNIYAFFMALSLEMLKPGGQMVFITPRSFCSGLYFKKFRKWLLQHSRITNLHIFESRSSVFDKNEVLQENIIIKIARNDNTEHTEHTQHTEQPKEVVVSTSKDKCFHSLEEIRIDYEDVLQRRNGDIFIKIPAKETDLRVQHIVNSWDHTLKDLGMKVSTGPVVSFRAKTYLSPEFIDKRTTSPLLWMHNIQGMDVIWPLIKKKKEMAIKIEERTRPLLVPAGNYVLIKRFSSKEQKRRLYAGVLLKSEFDFEKIGIENHLNYLYKCDGMLSVEEAYGIAGILNSSLMDIFFRMINGNTQVNAVDILNLPLPSIELVREIGRLIKRDKPPIGRELDMAVAEVLGIDGNLAEIVNGKAQEHDRTLPEVVTAYQITKKIERYWEKGI from the coding sequence ATGGTTTTAGGAAGTATAGATAAGATTGAGAGTAGCTTGGTTGATTTCGTTGAGAAATTAACAGACGAATATATCCAGAACAGTGACCTGCGGGAAAGAAAATCCAAAAGACAATTCTTTACTCCGCCACAGGTAGGCATATTTATGGCAAACATGTTTACTATCAGTAAGTCTGATATCCATTTGCTGGATCCTGGGGCAGGAACGGGGATGCTCAGTGCAGCCTTTTGCTGCCGTATCTTGAACCTGGATAGACCGGTCTCCCTCTCGATAGATGCCTTTGAGAATGATCCGAAATTAATTCCGGTGCTTGATACGGTATTTGGAAACTGTAAGTCGGAATTAGAAAAAAAGGGGCATACACTTGTATACAATATCACTCAGAAAGATTTTATCCTGAATAGGGTTAGCCTCCTTAAACAGAAAAGCCTTTTTGAGGATAGCAGATCGCCTCGTTATGATTTCATTATTTCCAATCCTCCTTACTACAAGCTCAACAAAAGCTCACTGCAGTCTCAGCTCATGGATGAATTTACCTCTGGACAGCCGAACATCTATGCTTTCTTTATGGCATTATCCTTGGAAATGCTCAAACCTGGCGGGCAGATGGTTTTCATCACGCCGAGAAGCTTTTGTTCCGGGCTGTATTTTAAGAAATTCAGAAAATGGCTTTTACAGCACAGCCGGATAACTAATCTCCACATATTTGAATCAAGAAGCAGCGTCTTTGATAAGAACGAGGTTTTACAGGAGAATATCATTATAAAAATTGCTCGCAATGATAATACCGAGCATACTGAGCATACTCAGCATACCGAGCAGCCAAAAGAAGTTGTTGTTTCAACGAGCAAAGACAAGTGCTTCCATAGTCTGGAAGAAATAAGAATTGACTATGAAGATGTTTTGCAGAGAAGGAATGGAGATATATTCATAAAAATTCCAGCCAAAGAGACTGATTTGAGGGTCCAGCACATCGTGAATTCCTGGGATCATACGCTGAAAGATTTAGGAATGAAAGTCTCCACAGGCCCTGTAGTCTCTTTCCGGGCCAAAACCTATCTCTCCCCGGAGTTTATCGATAAAAGGACAACATCACCCCTTTTATGGATGCATAATATCCAGGGCATGGACGTGATCTGGCCATTAATAAAGAAAAAGAAGGAAATGGCAATCAAGATAGAGGAGAGAACAAGACCCCTTTTAGTTCCAGCAGGTAATTATGTTCTCATAAAAAGGTTCAGCTCTAAAGAACAGAAGAGAAGGCTCTATGCGGGTGTGTTATTGAAATCGGAATTTGATTTTGAAAAGATTGGTATAGAAAATCATCTCAATTACCTATACAAATGTGACGGAATGCTCTCGGTTGAGGAGGCGTATGGTATCGCCGGCATCCTGAATTCGTCGCTCATGGATATATTCTTCCGGATGATAAACGGCAATACTCAGGTGAATGCCGTGGATATTTTAAACCTTCCCCTGCCTTCGATCGAATTGGTAAGAGAAATAGGAAGGTTGATTAAAAGGGATAAGCCACCAATAGGCAGGGAATTGGATATGGCTGTTGCGGAGGTGTTAGGCATAGATGGAAATCTGGCTGAAATAGTAAATGGCAAGGCCCAAGAGCATGACCGAACTCTACCAGAGGTGGTCACGGCTTACCAAATCACCAAGAAGATCGAAAGATACTGGGAAAAAGGGATATGA
- a CDS encoding type III pantothenate kinase: MLLVIDVGNTNIVLGVFRGDELWGQWRIFTNKSKTSDEIGLLMTQLLATRGINKGEISDIIVSSVVPSMDDALLRSCRDYFTLEPDFVRPGQEEYLSIAYEKPAELGADRVVNAVAALHLYGAPAIIIDFGTATTFCVLSREGKYLGGCIFPGVQISSSALFKAAEKLVPVKIEEPARVIGRTTTGAIQSGFFWGFSAMVEGLIAKITEELQDTPLVIATGGNAHLFQRGCPAIDVFDEQLTLKGLHIIHQTKRGLEGMPH, from the coding sequence GTGCTGTTAGTCATTGATGTCGGAAATACCAATATTGTTCTGGGAGTGTTTCGGGGGGATGAGCTTTGGGGGCAGTGGCGTATCTTTACCAACAAAAGCAAGACATCCGATGAGATCGGCCTCCTGATGACCCAACTGCTGGCTACCAGAGGGATTAATAAGGGAGAAATCTCCGATATCATTGTCTCCTCGGTGGTTCCCTCGATGGATGATGCCCTCCTGAGATCATGCCGGGACTATTTTACCCTTGAACCCGATTTTGTGCGGCCAGGGCAGGAAGAATACCTGTCCATTGCTTATGAAAAACCCGCTGAACTGGGGGCGGACCGGGTAGTCAATGCGGTAGCTGCCCTCCATCTGTATGGAGCCCCGGCCATTATCATCGACTTTGGAACCGCTACCACGTTCTGTGTGCTCTCGCGGGAAGGAAAATACCTTGGCGGCTGCATTTTCCCTGGAGTGCAGATTTCTTCATCCGCCCTGTTTAAGGCTGCGGAAAAGCTGGTCCCCGTAAAGATCGAGGAACCTGCCAGGGTCATTGGCCGCACGACCACAGGCGCTATTCAGTCCGGTTTTTTCTGGGGATTTTCAGCCATGGTGGAAGGACTGATAGCCAAGATTACCGAAGAGTTGCAGGATACCCCCCTGGTTATTGCCACCGGAGGAAATGCCCACCTTTTTCAGCGCGGATGTCCGGCTATTGACGTGTTCGACGAACAGCTCACCCTGAAGGGACTGCACATTATTCACCAAACCAAGCGGGGGCTGGAAGGCATGCCCCACTGA
- a CDS encoding ATP-binding protein → MNESQEIQGEQQPMFDENCPTCEGTGWERVIEDGFEKVKRCKCYYQARRKRLLLAARIPRRYSHCTLDRFIVSDVDYEECSKGLSKGRGLDPYKNHVNIAGAKFGAENFIRKYRTTQQKEGIFFMGKCGVGKTHLAVAIIRELIENGGVPCMFYDFRDLLKEIQASYNPQSQISEYSVLEPVLTIEILLLDELGAAKVTDWMRDTLTYILNTRYNENLTTIITSNWLDEKKDNNDEILEERIGERLRSRLSEMCKVYEIIGQDFRRKSGRAYS, encoded by the coding sequence ATGAATGAATCTCAAGAGATACAAGGTGAACAGCAGCCTATGTTCGATGAAAACTGCCCCACCTGCGAGGGGACCGGGTGGGAGCGGGTTATCGAGGATGGTTTCGAGAAGGTCAAAAGGTGTAAGTGCTACTATCAGGCGCGGCGAAAACGGCTGTTATTGGCGGCCCGGATACCCCGCAGGTATTCACACTGCACACTGGACCGGTTTATCGTCAGCGATGTCGATTACGAGGAATGCTCCAAGGGCTTATCCAAGGGCAGGGGTTTGGATCCCTATAAGAACCATGTCAATATTGCCGGGGCTAAATTCGGGGCTGAAAATTTTATCCGGAAATATCGGACTACCCAGCAGAAAGAGGGTATTTTCTTTATGGGTAAATGCGGTGTGGGAAAGACACACCTTGCGGTAGCCATTATCCGGGAGCTTATTGAAAATGGGGGAGTCCCCTGCATGTTCTATGATTTCCGGGACCTGCTCAAGGAGATTCAGGCATCGTACAACCCGCAGTCTCAAATCTCTGAATACTCGGTCCTGGAGCCGGTATTGACGATAGAGATTTTACTTCTGGATGAGTTGGGAGCGGCCAAAGTGACAGACTGGATGCGGGATACGTTGACCTATATCCTCAACACCCGCTACAATGAGAACCTGACGACCATTATCACTTCCAACTGGCTGGATGAGAAGAAAGATAACAATGATGAGATACTGGAGGAGCGAATCGGGGAACGGTTGCGCTCCCGGCTCTCTGAGATGTGCAAGGTCTATGAAATTATTGGCCAGGATTTTCGGAGAAAGAGCGGCCGTGCTTACTCGTGA
- a CDS encoding type II toxin-antitoxin system VapC family toxin: protein MQELLIDTNIYAYAMKGDPEITSVLRRCYKIGICAISIGELLSGFKGGSKEEKNKEELKQFLDSPRVFLYPIDENTAEFYSSVLSELRKIGKPIPTNDIWIASVAFQYGLKVFTRDAHFSHISGLMVVGIRSQ from the coding sequence GTGCAGGAGTTGCTGATTGATACCAATATCTATGCTTATGCTATGAAGGGTGATCCAGAGATAACTTCGGTCTTACGCCGATGTTATAAAATTGGGATTTGTGCTATCAGCATCGGAGAACTTTTATCCGGATTTAAAGGTGGCAGTAAGGAAGAAAAAAACAAAGAAGAATTGAAGCAATTTTTAGACTCGCCACGGGTTTTTCTTTACCCTATCGATGAAAATACTGCTGAATTTTACAGCTCCGTTTTGAGTGAGCTGAGAAAAATAGGCAAACCAATACCTACCAATGATATCTGGATAGCATCTGTGGCCTTCCAATATGGGCTCAAGGTATTTACCAGAGATGCTCATTTTAGCCATATTTCCGGTCTGATGGTCGTTGGAATTCGATCCCAATAG